In the Mytilus galloprovincialis chromosome 10, xbMytGall1.hap1.1, whole genome shotgun sequence genome, one interval contains:
- the LOC143047306 gene encoding uncharacterized protein LOC143047306 produces the protein MKTSDFKKAQENQEVATAVSCAQTVSHRYEGTPCMFTTINSRVADKQGVYQHFYFDQKYAEKLMACSSEKAMTKCAGNHYYKFLENQFSLHFIRYKNGVEGIRNDQNFRTPVQINRIPAPVPNYETLEDDGSWHYFKLNEIPEEQKQNSADMPNMFCPIVQLQKLVDAQGEPNVAVTSTCDQVSVKDKNETWEKISSQLDEFCEKYTGLDLFAVVRREAEKLYVRKLKQSSKKLQKMNTDELFSVVTGTLKLQIKTSSPIKALPWNGTFKGNDMTNTCTVDNMLFCCHVLLTHRPDIVETFRLSKNKIYNLLHQIHLLFKDSKFAEGKFQWIKQFPNQSTTSGLIKTWNMWGGENDFFFNKMSDTETVYTIKCSNPSCRTPVNLRRSRMVCFDEQARTLEEGITLWLENSMNRPCNNLDLQTNDRCTGSSSSSPRVFVNGSPLILPLDVGFCRWTQMPDQIALANTRYTIQAITYGNGGHFTSSIRIQNTWYLYDGLQEYHTTGNGITKQPKPIPPPTYTKSHAVYVKDAMQ, from the exons ATGAAAACATCAGATTTCAAAAAAGCACAAGAGAACCAAGAGGTAGCAACTGCAGTAAGTTGTGCTCAAACTGTCTCCCATAGGTACGAGGGAACACCATGCATGTTTACTACAATTAATTCCCGAGTTGCTGATAAGCAGGGTGTgtatcaacatttttattttgatcagAAATATGCTGAGAAGCTAATGGCATGTAGTTCAGAAAAAGCAATGACCAAATGTGCTGGGAATCATTACTATAAATTTTTAGAGAACCAATTTAGCCTTCATTTTATAAGATACAAAAATGGTGTTGAAGGCATTCGAAATGATCAGAATTTCAGAACTCCTGTACAGATTAATAGGATACCTGCTCCAGTGCCTAATTATGAAACTTTAGAGGATGATGGTTCCTGGCATTATTTTAAACTAAATGAAATACCCGAAGAACAGAAACAAAATAGTGCAGACATGCCAAATATGTTTTGTCCAATTGTTCAGCTGCAGAAACTGGTAGATGCACAAGGTGAACCAAATGTCGCAGTGACCTCCACTTGTGACCAGGTCTCAGTCAAAGATAAAAATGAAACATGGGAAAAAATTTCGAGTCAACTGGATGAATTCTGTGAAAAGTATACTGGACTTGATCTGTTTGCAGTTGTCCGCCGCGAAGCAGAGAAATTATATGTacgaaaattaaaacaatcatcAAAAAAGCTTCAGAAAATGAATACAGATGAACTTTTTTCTGTCGTAACTGGTACACTCAAACTTCAAATTAAGACATCCTCTCCAATAAAAGCTTTACCTTGGAATGGAACATTTAAAGGCAATGACATGACAAACACTTGCACTGTGGACAACATGCTATTTTGCTGTCATGTTCTTTTAACACACAGACCTGATATAGTGGAAACATTCAGACTCAGCaagaataaaatttataatttgttacaTCAGATACATTTGTTGTTCAAAGATTCAAAATTCGCTGAGGGTAAATTTCAGTGGATAAAGCAGTTTCCAAACCAATCAACTACATCTGGCTTAATAAAAACTTGGAATATGTGGGgtggagaaaatgattttttcttCAACAAAATGAGTGACACAGAAACAGTGTACACCATCAAATGCAGCAATCCATCCTGCAGGACACCAGTTAACCTGAGAAGATCAAGAATGGTTTGCTTTGA tgagcAGGCTAGAACTCTCGAGGAAGGAATTACACTTTGGCTTGAAAACTCAATGAACCGTCCATGTAACAATCTAGATTTACAAACAAATGATAG GTGCACAGGAAGCAGTTCATCATCTCCTAGAGTATTTGTCAATGGCAGTCCTCTTATATTGCCATTAGATGTAGGATTTTGCAGATGGACACAGATGCCGGATCAGATTGCTCTTGCTAACACAAG ATATACCATCCAAGCCATTACATATGGAAATGGTGGACATTTCACCAGCTCCATCAGGATCCAAAACACTTGGTACTTGTATGATGGGCTCCAAGAGTACCATACAACAGGAAATGGTATCACAAAACAGCCAAAACCAATTCCTCCCCCTACATACACAAAGAGCCATGCTGTCTATGTGAAAGATGCTATGCAGTGa